Below is a window of Prionailurus viverrinus isolate Anna unplaced genomic scaffold, UM_Priviv_1.0 scaffold_38, whole genome shotgun sequence DNA.
ctctgtctctgtctcgaaaataaataaacgttaaaaaaaaaaaaagaaactccctCCAAGTCTGTtgaatgaactaatgaatgaaGGCAGGCGTGAGTTCAAGGAATAGCATACATTCACATGGCGAGATACAGAGGTAGAACAAGATGTGGGCTtagcttttttgggggggttagACATAGATGAGGGAGGGTCAAAGATGAGCAAGGAAGGCTTCCGAGTAAACATGATGCCTGACTGAAGGCCTGAAGGTGGTTCCAACGTTAGTTTTACCGTAAGTccctttattttatgttattttttttaacgttcatttaattttgagagagagagagagagtgcgagagcaggggaggggcagagagagagggggagacgcagaatcggaagcaggctccaggctccgagccgtcagcgcagagcccgacgcggggctcgaactcacaaaccctcagatcgtgacctgagccgaagtcagaggctcaaccgactgagccacccaggcgccccctacccTAAGtccctttaaattaaaaagatactttCTATACTTTTGTTTCTCCACCAATTACCAATCCCAATCGTCCCAAGTCATCTTTGAAAAAGGCCCATGAGTGTTGTGTCTGGCACGGAAAGGGCAAAGACCAGCCTCGAGGATTTCCCCGGCCATGCTGACTCCCCAGccctattttctattcttttctggcCCATCTTCAGGGCTGCAACCAGCCCCTGCTTTACGGGGCCCTGAAAGACGCGCTGAATCcttcccagagaagacagggagcagaaaaacaaggagagagaggcttttgtttgattttctttttgtaacagctttactgagaggTAATTCGCATAGcataaatttgcctttttaaatggtacaattcaatggcttttggtatattcagagttgtgcaatcatcactaTTAcccaattccagaacatttttatcacccccaagGAGAAATCCCTTGTACGGCCGCCCCCGTTTCCTCCCAGCCCCCCCAGACCCAGGCAACCACCAACCTACTTTGTCTCCATGGGTTCCCCTGTTCCGGACGCTTCATGTAACTAAAACCATACCCTATGTGTCCTTCTGGCGTCTGACTTCCTTCACTCAGCGTAATGGTGTCCAGGTTCAACCGAGCTGTAGCAGGAGGTAAGCTGGACAACTGATAGACGGGTGGGGGATAGTTAAATTCACTCATCCCACAGTGTTAACCAGATTACGGAGCGCCTACTGCGTGCCAGTCCTGAGTTCCCGGCCAGGAATAAAACCGACCGTAAACTCTGTCCCGGAGGGTTtctagtgggggagagagacCCTAAACCCAATGAGTAAGAAAGGGATTTGGCACATTCAACGGCGCCAAGAGCCAAGTGAAGCGCAAAGCTGCAAGCggcgacgggggggggggggtgaccatACCTAGAGGGGCCAACGGCGGCCTCACTTTAGGGTGAGCGCAGCGGGCTGAGGACCCCTTGCAGCGCTCAGGTCGGTCCCTAGGGGCCGCGCCAGGGACTCTGGCGGACCCTAGCGGGCGCTTCGCAGGGCCAACCTGGGGGCTGCGCGCGCGGGGGCGAGTCccgtggcggggggtggggctgcGGCCGAGGGTGGGcgctccggccccgccccctcccgcggCCGCGCTCACGGCTCCCCCTCCTCCGGCCGCGCGCACCGCCCCCAACTCCCCCGGCCGCGCGCACCACGGCCTCCCTCCCCCGGCCGCGCGCACCGCCCCCTCTTCCCTCGGCCGCGCGCACCACCGCCTCCCTCCCCGGCCGCGCGCGCCTCCCTTCACCGCCCCCCTCCTGCCGCGCgcgcctccccctgcccccccccccgcggccgcgcgcgccctcctccctccccggcGCAGGCCCCGCCTCAGCGCCGCCTGAGCCCACCTCCTCGTGGCCGCCGCCATTGGCCGCGCGCGCCGCCTCCGCCCTCGGCCTCGCACTTCCTGGCGGAGCCATGGCTGCGCAGCCGGCCGGTCCCGGGGCTCCGGCGACCCGGCCCCGCCGCCGCGCCCGTCCGGTCCCGCCGCCGCCGGGGGTCCCCGCGCCGCTCCCGTAGCGCGCCCTCCAGGTGGGCCTCCGCGCGCGCCGTCGGGGGATCCGGGGAGTGGGGAGGGCCCCCGCCCCGCGAGCGGCGACCCCCGGCcgcgccgccccctccccctcccggcgTCCCgcggtgctgggggggggggcggcgggaagGGGAACACGGAGGGGCAGCGGCCGCCGCCGCAGGTGAGACAGGTGCGGCCTGCGCGGCCCAGGTGAGTGTCCCCGCGTCCCGCCGCGGGCGCCGGCCCGGCCGCGTCCCGACTCCGCCTGCTCGCCGCCCGCTCGAGCTGGCCCGGCGGCCGTTGGGCCGCCAGTTCCGCCggcgggggtgtgtgtgtgggggggggtgcgaCCCAGCGACCGCGGCGGCCCCGAGACCCTGTCCTCGAGACCCGGGGCTGGTGAGTAGCGGCGGGTGTCCGAGGCCATGTCCCGATCGCCGAGGTCCGGCAGGTTCAGGGTAGAAACCCGGAGGCAGCTCGGAGAGCAGGCTCCCTGGGGACCCTCCGTCCGGACGTGGCCTCTGGTCCCATGTTTACTAAGAGATCTTGTAACGCGGAACTGGGGATCGCCGCTGCCCGTGCGGATGGCCTTGACCCCTTAAAGCACGCGAGGCGGCTGACACCCAGCGCTCCTGTACACATTGGCCCCAAACCGCTTGCCCCGAGACAAAAGGGAGCCTCCACCAAGGGGAACTCTCTTAAGAAATCTTGGCCTAGAAAAGAACGCTTTGAGCGCTGAGAGCAAACCTGAGCTCtggctggttgggggggggggtgcgggggagggtTGTGGAGAGAGAGGGACCTGCTGCTTTCTGGGGTGTGACCTTGGACGGCCCCCTCCACCACCCGAGCGTCAGAGTCTCAGAGGGTGAAGGGAAAACATCCAGCAGGCCCGGCCGAATATtgatttccttcctctccctcatgAGCCCCCCCAGCAGCCCAGGGGCAGTCAAAAGGGACAGGGGGGTGGCTACAGCTGGCCTTTGTCACAAAGTTGCTAGTTTGTCAGGGGAAATCTAGCCGTTCTTTCCTTTCCCAGGGAGCTGGACAGGATGGATTGTGCCCGAATGTATGTCCCCCATTATCTTGACACTGTGCTTACGTTTtgtgacatttttctttattagccTAGGCTGTCGGTTCAGTAGGTAGCAACTTAGCAAGGGGAAGAAATTCCTCGTGAAGCCCAGGGTGTGACTTGCTTAAGTCCTTTCTCGGTGCCCCCATGCCCTCCAGATCCCCTAAAGCCTACCTCTGTGCTATTGTTAGTGAGTTACTTGGCTGGAAGAAACTTTAAGGTGTCTGATTCACCCGCCCATCCCGGAGACGTGATTACGACGTCTGGAGGTGAACGTGAGCGTTTGATTTTATACTGGGTGGTCCAGGCAGGGCCTAGGCCTCAGTAGAGGTTTCCTGCCTGtgggcaatttttttctttttcttttttttttttttctgttttgaatggCCAGACAGGGTAGCTTGGGGTTGAGAGCAAGGAGGCCCCCCTGGGTGGGAGGCCCAACTCCGCAGctccttcctggctgtgtgatgcTGGGCAGTAGCCTTGGACTCACGGGGTTTTTCTGGGGATTAAATCCGTGAAGACACAGGAAGGCACTTAAAGGAAAAGTACCGGTGTCGCGACCGTGAACGTGTTTTACACGTGGCAGTCATCACCGGGTCACAGCCCTGCCTTCGTCATGATCTTTCAAAAGTTAAGCTGTTCTCACAGACTGGGCCACGTTCAGCAGAGCTTCGCGGTGAAGGGCCCATGTCTGGCCACGTTTGGGGGCCGGACGGCGCCGGGTTTGATTCCCAGCCGTTTACGAGCGTGGTGACTGGAGCTCAACGTCCTCAGCTGCAAAATGGGGTGTGACGTTAGCCTGGCCGAGTAGTTGCGGGGCTTACACGAGACAGCACAGGTAAATCCCTTAGCCGGCGTCTGCCTTCATTCTATCTTGGTCTAGCCGAAGGCCTAGTTGAGATCAAGCATCAGAAGGCAGGTATTTGTAGGAGGTGGGCTGTAAAAGACAGGATACTGTCAGATTTTAGTTAATAAAGGAACGACGTTAAGTGCACTGTCGGATTCTAATCAGCTGAGTTTTTCAACTCCGCGTCAAAGAGttctcatttctgtcttctctccgtCTTTCCTCCGTGTGCCTGGTTTCACCCTCGTCGTCCTCGATATCTGCCAGCAGCCTGCGATTACTGAGTgacctggggttttttttttaccgcACACTCAAAAATCCCTGTTCTTGTCCTAGGGCTGGGATCTCTTCTATGATGGAGGGAAGCCGGCAGACGCGAGTGTCCCGGCCGTACAAGATCAGCGAATCTTCAAAGGTCTGTGAATGGCCGCTCGCCACCCTGTGCAAGTTGCCTACGAAGTGTGGTATTTTTCTGATGAGATCAGTCCTAAAGGCCAGACGGATTTTCTGTTCCTGGTGGTGGTGTTAGCCTCCTTAACAATGAGTAGACAGGTAGCTCGGGCACGGGGTAGAAAACATCGGAAACTCAGAGCAGGAGCGTGAGGGTCGTTAGAGATACACCTTGACTCGCTTGTTCTGTGCCGCAACTCAAAGACGTGGATGGGACAGAAGGAAAAAGCCATGGGATGTGTGTCCCCACTTGGGGGCCCCCAAACTCCAAGGACACGTGCATTGACAAGCCAGCACCTGACCTACCGGTCGGGGTCCCGTGTTGCGTACCTGGATATTAAGGGCCCGGAGTCTTTCCCCCAGTCTGCCTTTCTGGGACCCTAGGAGCGAGTGAGGGTGGGTTCCCTATGGCCAGCCTACCAACCTGTGTCCTGCAGGCCACATCAGGATCACCCTGGCAGGGGGGGAACGTATCCAATTCGGAATGCATATgccgggccccaccccagacctactaaacTACAATCTGAGAGCAGGACCTGGGAATCTGTACCTTCAGCAGACTCAAGGCTACTATAAATAAGGATTGGGGGACCAGTTTTCAGGCCAGTCTCCGTTCACACCTGTTCCTCTATAAATATCAGTaacacctctttttttctttaaaaaaaaaaattttttttttttttttttaatttttttatcaccacttttctttaaaagtggCCCTTTTGCAGATTTAAATGTTCTGGTTACCTCAGATCGTGCATTTTCACTGGGGCCAATATTGCCCCCAAAATTGGTTcttgggagaggggagggtttaaaaagaattctcttttttgCGATCAGAGAGCACAGCTATACGTACAGTTCACGTACAAATACACAGGATATGTGTGGCATTAGAATCTCATGGGCGCCCTTAggaaaaaatatgtcaaaagaagactgaaaaaagaCGGAGGTAACCACTTTAGATAAAGGGACCTGTGAGCAGCGTGTAGATTTGAGGGCAAAACAGAGGTTCTGCAGATGTGCATAGAAGGAAAACGGGGTAGAATTTTCAGGAGAGGTGGGTTCTCCGGAGAAACGGGCTCTTATTTCCATCTGAGTTACCGAGAAGGCTCTTGCCAAGCCCGGCTTTATCTGCCGCGAAAACCCAGAAAGGTCTCGCGGCTGTCTCAAAGAGGCTTTGTTTCAGAGCCTGGCTGCAGAGACAGTACGGCTTTCTGAGCGTGGTGATAGTGCTGGAAATCTTTGTCCCCGAAAGGCGCGTTCTGGGTTCGTTTCTGTCGGAATCTATCCCGTGGTTACATGGTATCCGTGTTTCTGACTTACTGTACTTAAAGAGGGCCCGGAGGGGAAGTGTAGCCTGGATTTTCTAGACGTCAAACACACCCAGGTAGCCAGCCCCCAGGTTACAGCAGAGATTACCGGACCCTCCAGTCCCAGTCGCCAGCTTCCGCGGCTGGAGTGTTGTCTGCCCTTGAACTCAGTGCGAGTCAGGCTCCTTTCGCCGGTTACTACGCCTCTGAGGTCTGGCCCTGTTGCTGCCTGTAAGCGGTAGGCTGTTCACCTTCCGGGCGCGATGGCGTCTTCCATTGTGTGACGGCCGCTGCTGGTTCATCTGCTCTGAAATGTGTTGATCCATTCTGATGATGAATCCCGTTTGCATGTAAAACCCTCCGGACGTGCTGCATTCTGGCTAGGGTTGGCTGCTGAGGGCCTGTGTTTGTTCTCTCACGTCGCCTTGCTGCTGGTGGAGGCACTAAAATAGGGAATAAATGAACGAGTAAGAGTTAGCACCATCGAAGAGTGTGGGGGTCGAAGCTTCTAGGTTTTAGGAAACGCTGCGACTCTGTTGCTGAGGTCCCTTTGAAACCGGGAGGTCGTGTTTGGtgttttttggtgttgggttttttttttttcttttgaaagtcttCATCTCTGCCGCTGCACTAAAATATCCAGAAACGGGTTGTCACTGAGACCCAGGTGAAGAATGAAGCGTGCCTACTTAGCATGGAGACCCAGTTTTAGAAACAGTGGCTGCCCTTTTCCCTGCCCTGGCTCACTGGAGCAGATGGTCCTCTCCGCAGCTGTCATCTGGGGctgtccccatcccccaccccctccaggggGCTGGTCTTTCTTTTTACGCCGCAGCTGGGGGTCCTGTGTGCACCCATTGAAGTGTGCTGGCCCCACATCCCCACCAGCTTACAGACAACcgggggcctggggcgggggcacACAGCCCACCTGACGCCCCTCACTTCCGGGGGCTTTGAGCCCTCGTGGTCACGAGAGGGCCCGCCCGTGTGGTGCTTTGACGCTTCCTTCCTCGAGTCCGCGCCCGAGAGGGGCCCCAAGTCGGGGTGTGTTGCAGCCCAGACCAGGCCAGCCGGGCTCTCTCTGCCGGTAACCAGAATAGGCGGAGAGATCCACGTATGGAACCTCCGAGAAACCGTCCTGTGATGTGAGAACAACACAGCCTGGCTCTCCGCACTTGGAAGGGAAGGCAGCTTCGGGCAGTATCTGTTAGGCGTGCGCGTCACAAGTCCGAGAACGTTGCCCGCACCTGTAACCTAGAGGGAGCGGTGGGTGTTGGGAGTGGCCGGATGAGGAGGGACCGCGGGGAAACAGTTATTACCCCCGTCACGGGTGTgttgggaggaagggaagaaggcgATGACACACGGCAGGGCACAGGTTGCAAAGTGGCCTGCGGGAACCTGGCGGTCCCCCCCCAACAGCTGCTCACACCTGCTAAGCCCTCAGCCCACCTCCCCTCACCCGCACCACTTCCCCTTTGAGGCTCAGTGCCCGGCCAGCCCTGTCTGCCGACACCCTCAAATAGACCAGCTACGTCCCCGATGTGCCTGGACGGCCTGTGCCTCCCTGTACTGAATTTCGTGGTGTTTCTGACGTAAACAAACCGGGCGGTGTGTGGATCCCGAGCCCCCGGAGCCTGATTGGTCTTCCAAGGATGGAGATGCTGCTGCCTGGGTCTGACGTGGCCTCGTGCCCTCCAAAGCACGTGGCAGGAAGACAGCACTCCGCAAACGTCTCCCGACCTGGGTTGCTTGAATTGACCCATTTTCGTTGTTCACATGAACTGATTTGTTGATTCCGGTGCCGTGTGGTGATTAAAAGTTCGGGCTCCGGAATCAGACCTAGCCgcaaatcccagccctgcctctcagccactgtgggactttgggcaagtttcctagtctctgaacctcagtttctcctcatctgggaaatgggcaTGATTACAGACCTTCCCTTGGAGGAGGGTCATTGTGACCCGCGAATGAGAGAGCACATACCCAGCGCACAGTGCGAGATTCGTATAAGCCCTGCCCTGGGGAAGAGGCCACGCTCCTGCACTTTTCCTGATTTCTCGCTTTTCTGAAAGTAGGACCCCCCAGAGCACTTTAGTCGGGATGCATCGCAGAGTCTCTGGGACCCGCCCCATCCCTGGAATCCTCGGTAGAAGTGGGAGCCCCTCGCATGGCTGGGCGCTAAGCATTTTCTAAAACACGGAGCGAGCAGTCTTCCTTGGTGGGAGGCCTCGGTGGGAACGCTGGGTCTCCTGGAACCGCGCCCCGTCCTCTTAACGTCCCATCCCAAGTGGTAAACGCCCTCGTCCGCACTTGTGAGACCAGGAAAAGGGGGCTCAGAGGCTTCTCAGGGctttctcaagatcacacagctagtaagtagcaggCCTGGGATTCAGACCCAGCTTCTGTCCGCGTTTACAGGCTATACCTGAGCAACTGGGCTGCCCCTACGGGACGGCCATTTTTAAACCTATCTGCTCCGGACCCACAGTAAGAAagaaagggggcagggagagaaacaataaaactttGAGGAActgtatttggaaagaaaaaaaccaggaaaGACGAACGAGGAAGAGAGATTACGTTTTTAGGGATTGTATTTATAAAGAAAGACGGTAggtaggaaggaaaggagaacgGTAAGTTTTTAGAAATTGCCTTTGCTAGGCCACATTGTTTGGTAAGTGATCTCTGCCCCCACTGTAGGGCTCAAAGCCACACCCCGACGTCAAGAGTGTCCTGCTCCggcgactgagccagccgggcgcccctttAGGAGCtggcatttgaaaagaaagagggaacGCTACAGGGTGTGCACCGAATCGCCCTCGTTTTCCGCGGGCTCTGCCCGCTCTCCTTTCGTTAAGTGCCGGAGACCCCGGGACCCTGCTGcaggggggggcggggccggggggcggggctgccGGCCGAGCCCtgacgcgtgcgcgcgcgcgcgctctctctcggCCGCAGGTGTACCACTGGGCCGACCACTCGACCACGGTGCTGCAGCGGCTGAACGAGCAGCGCCTCCGCGGCCTCTTCTGCGACATCGTCCTGGTGGCGGACGAGCAGCGCGTGCCGGCCCACCGCAACCTGCTGGCCGTGTGCAGCGACTACTTCAACTCCATGTTCACCATCGGCATGCGCGAGGCCTTCCAGAAGGAGGTGGAGCTCGTGGGCGCCTCCTACATCGGGCTCAAGGCCGTGGTGGACTTCCTGTACGGCGGGGAGCTGGCGCTGGACGGCGGCAACATCGACTACATCCTGGAGACGGCGCACCTGCTGCAGATCTGGACGGCCGTGGACTTCTGCTGCGAGTACCTGGAGCAGGAGGTGAGCGAGGACAACTACCTGTACCTGCAGGAGCTGGCCTCCATCTACAGCCTCAAGCGGCTCGACGCCTTCATCGACGGCTTCATCCTGAGCCACTTCGGCACGCTGTCCTTCACGCCCGACTTCCTGCAGAACGTCTCCATGCAGAAGCTGTGCGTCTACCTGAGCAGCAGCCAGGTGCAGCGGGAGTGCGAGCACGACCTGCTGCAGGCCGCCCTGCAGTGGCTGACGCAGCAGCCGGAGCGCGAGGCCCACGCCTACCAGGTGCTGGAGAACATCCACTTCCCGCTCATCCCCAAGAACGACCTGCTGCACCGCGTCAAGCCGGCCGTGTGCTCGCTTCTGCCCCGCGAGGCCAACTGCGAGGGCTTCATCGAGGAGGCGGTGCGCTACCACAACAGCCTGGCGGCCCAGCCGGTCATGCAGACCAAGCGCACGGCGCTCCGCACCAACGAGGAGCGCCTCCTGTTCGTGGGCGGCGAGGTCTCCGAGCGGTGTCTGGAGCTCAGCGATGACACCTGCTACCTGGACGCCAAGAGCGAGCAGTGGGTCAAGGAGACGCCCCTGCCGGCCCGGCGGAGCCACCACTGCGTCGCCGTGCTGGGGGGGTTCATCTTCATTGCCGGCGGCAGCTTCTCCCGGGACAACGGAGGGGATGCGGCGTCCAATCTTCTTTATAGGTATGACCCCCGCTGTAAACAGTGGATCAAGGTGAGATTAAAGCCAGATTATTTCTTTACTCTTGAGGACTTTTGCTCTCTTAACCTAGCCTTGGCTGCCCCCTTGCTCTCGGGCCTCGGCCCCCGTCCTGCCTCTGTTCTGACCGAGGCGGCGTGAGGACACAGGGGCGCGCCCGGCCGCGAGCCCGCGCCctgcccggggcgggggaggggtgagggagggccGAGCGGCCGCCACGCAGGCGCGGTCGTCCCGCCGGCGCGGGGCcctccagtagaactttctgcgGGCGACACAGACGTTCTGCGCCTGTGCTGTCCGATACCCCGGCCACCAGCCACGTGTGGTGACTGAGCGCTCAGAATGCGGCCAGTGGGACCCAAGGACTGAATTTGGGGTTGTATTTCACCTGAACTAACTGACGTCTGTCCGAGCGTAAATGGCCGCACGAGGCTGGTGGCTGCCATGCTGGATGGTGCCGGCCTAGAGGTTGGACCCAGGGTTCGGACGGTGTTCCCCCAGAGTCGCCCCAGAGCTCCCCCTTCGGGAAGGGTTTGGAGCTCGTTTAAGGAGGCCACGGAGGCTCCTGCCTGGTGGCAGCCGTGGCCCAGCAGGTGTGGCAAAGATGGCGAGACCCAAGGCTGGGTCTCGGTGTCAGGCCCGAGTTCACACCCCAGCTGTGCTGAGTCGCTGCTGGGGATTTCAGACTGCTTCCTCGCCCTCCAGATTTCCAGCTTCCGCCTCCGGAAACGGGGTCGGTAGGGGGACCGTGGACATCCCAAGGTCAGGGGCTGGGGCCGGTGGGGGTTGGCAAGCCCCCGGCTCAGAGAAGGCAGTCCTCTCCTCCCACAAACACCTCCCCAGACCACGACCCTCAGAAACCGGTCTGCCTTTCTGCCCGTGCCTCTGCGCTTTTACTTGGTGATTTTATCTGAGCGCGAAACTCGGAATGGGCTCCGGTGACCTTTCTGTTTTAGTCTCGAAAGTCTGCAAACCACCCTCCAGCGTGTAGGTCCTCCCCCTCGAAAGAGGCCCCCTGTTTGGAGCCCGTCCCCGAGAGCTCCGTAGCAGGGGCGGCCTGCAGGCGCGGTCTCCTTTGGGACTGTGTTCGTTTCTGCGTTCTGcttggattatttaaaaaaaaaaaaaaaaaagttgagtcttctgctttttaatttcccGCTGATTGCCCCTTTCTGTCCGTCAACACGATAGCAATCGGCATTAATTCTAAAAGTGTCTGGTGTGGGAGGAGCAAGAGGAGAGATGAGTTTTTGTTCCAGGAAACCACTAAACTGGTCATTCTGAACCGTATGTTCTGCAGAATCCGAGTCCACAAGGTCAGCCACTGCCCAGGCCGGTTGGGGGACTgtgttctctgtccccttccccggGGACAAGGTCTCAAGGGTTCTGGGAGCTCTTGAGAAGTCCTGTCCGAAGAGTCCCTCTTTCGTCAAGGGTGACTCCCTTCCCCAGACGCGCTTGGCCACTGCCTGACCTTCCTGGGCTGTGCATCCCACAGCACGCATTTGGGAGCCGAGTGCTCGATGCTGACGTTGTCCCGAGCGTGGGGAAGGGAAGGTACAGGTGTCCCGCCTCCGCAGGTGGCCTCCATGAACCAGCGCCGTGTGGACTTCTACCTGGCCTCCATCGAAGACATGCTGGTGGCCGTCGGTGGCCGGAACGAGAACGGAGCTCTTTCTTCAGTGGAGACTTACAGCCCCAAGACTGACTCCTGGTCCTACGTGGCTGGCTTGCCGAGGTGactgggggccggggggcgggggggggggggggcgggcgcagAGTCCTCAGGCGGGCTCTACTCTGGGGCTCTGGTTGTCCACCTCATCTTCTAGATGTCTTGGTCTCTAATTTCAGGAAAAATCTCCTGGCTTGTAGATAACTCTGGGTAGACTGTGGGGGCATAGGGCATGGCGGTAACAGGTCAGGGGACAGACCATCCAAGTGCAATGTCACCTCTGCCGCCAAGA
It encodes the following:
- the KLHL36 gene encoding kelch-like protein 36 isoform X1 translates to MMEGSRQTRVSRPYKISESSKVYHWADHSTTVLQRLNEQRLRGLFCDIVLVADEQRVPAHRNLLAVCSDYFNSMFTIGMREAFQKEVELVGASYIGLKAVVDFLYGGELALDGGNIDYILETAHLLQIWTAVDFCCEYLEQEVSEDNYLYLQELASIYSLKRLDAFIDGFILSHFGTLSFTPDFLQNVSMQKLCVYLSSSQVQRECEHDLLQAALQWLTQQPEREAHAYQVLENIHFPLIPKNDLLHRVKPAVCSLLPREANCEGFIEEAVRYHNSLAAQPVMQTKRTALRTNEERLLFVGGEVSERCLELSDDTCYLDAKSEQWVKETPLPARRSHHCVAVLGGFIFIAGGSFSRDNGGDAASNLLYRYDPRCKQWIKVASMNQRRVDFYLASIEDMLVAVGGRNENGALSSVETYSPKTDSWSYVAGLPRFTYGHAGAIYKDFVYISGGHDYQIGPYRKNLLCYDHRTDVWEERRPMTTARGWHSMCSLGDSIYSIGGSDDSIESMERFDVLGVEAYSPQCNQWTRVAPLLHANSESGVAVWQGRIYVLGGYSWESTAFSKTVQVYDRDKDAWSRGTDLPKAIAGVSACVCALKPRLEDKKKKGRGKRHQDRGQRPRPPPPPPGLEGPRAPPPPAGGRGPATTP
- the KLHL36 gene encoding kelch-like protein 36 isoform X2, whose amino-acid sequence is MFTIGMREAFQKEVELVGASYIGLKAVVDFLYGGELALDGGNIDYILETAHLLQIWTAVDFCCEYLEQEVSEDNYLYLQELASIYSLKRLDAFIDGFILSHFGTLSFTPDFLQNVSMQKLCVYLSSSQVQRECEHDLLQAALQWLTQQPEREAHAYQVLENIHFPLIPKNDLLHRVKPAVCSLLPREANCEGFIEEAVRYHNSLAAQPVMQTKRTALRTNEERLLFVGGEVSERCLELSDDTCYLDAKSEQWVKETPLPARRSHHCVAVLGGFIFIAGGSFSRDNGGDAASNLLYRYDPRCKQWIKVASMNQRRVDFYLASIEDMLVAVGGRNENGALSSVETYSPKTDSWSYVAGLPRFTYGHAGAIYKDFVYISGGHDYQIGPYRKNLLCYDHRTDVWEERRPMTTARGWHSMCSLGDSIYSIGGSDDSIESMERFDVLGVEAYSPQCNQWTRVAPLLHANSESGVAVWQGRIYVLGGYSWESTAFSKTVQVYDRDKDAWSRGTDLPKAIAGVSACVCALKPRLEDKKKKGRGKRHQDRGQRPRPPPPPPGLEGPRAPPPPAGGRGPATTP